Part of the Vespula pensylvanica isolate Volc-1 chromosome 23, ASM1446617v1, whole genome shotgun sequence genome is shown below.
AgtataaaattacttttgtCGTTGagcttctttttccttgaaaaAGTTTGATATAACTTCCAATCGTGTTTCTGCATcccgcttttctttttcagctATTTTACATTGTTCACTCAACGAAGACACTTCTTCTTTAACAAGTTTCATGTGttctgaaaaattaaaatatctaataaaattcaaatttatatttttaaatataaaatgtctaaaaaaattgaaattcaaatatataaaaagttacagaaaataaaatgttattctcTATGAGTATACCTTCTAACAAACTATGTGCTCCTTCGACTTCACTTAAACGTATCTTTAATTCATCTCTTTCCTCAAGAAGTTGCGACGCTTCTGCTTTAACATGAGATATTTTATACAGTTTTTcaatatctaaattatttgaatttatttgattaataacaTCCACGAGATCTTTGActtctgtttctttaatttttaattctttgtaTAAATTTGCTTTGTCCAAAGAAAGCtgtaacaaaagaaatataacaacTATTACTATGAcgtattttacataataacttaatgaataaatgatttaCGTAATGGTTTAATGAatacattttacataatagtttattgaataaaattaaatcattaagGAAATGAATGTATTTACTTGTGTAATTTGTACTTCTAATtgttgaattatttcatttaaattttcttgtattttacttcttttatttaattcgattcgaaattCTTCTGTTATACGTATAAGTTCGGTATCCAATTctccatattttcttttcatagcATTAAGATCTGTTGATAAAGTTtcattctataataaaaaaatataattatataaataaatacaataaatatgtataatttactTGGGTcttagatttaaaaagaaattcaagtAAATTTACCTCTTGAGTTTTGATGTTAAGAGCATTAGTTAAAGATTCATTAGCGCTTTGTTGAATATTTAAGCGAGCTTGTAAATCCTCTACTGATTGAGTTAACGGATTAACTTCATTGTTGGATGAAAGAACTTCTCTTAACATGCGTTCCAATTCTAATCCTGCTTCTGTTGCACTTTCTAAATCTTTCTCTAACATAGCAACCTGATCTTCTAACTCAATATTTGCATTCTACACAATATTTAAGTTATatcattgtatatatgtataattgttTTAGATTTCCtcatattcttattatttaccTGTGAAGCCTCTAGTTCAGCTTTCAAAGACGATACCATCTCGTTAGATCCAAATGATTCATCTTGCATAGAGTTTAACTATATTCAATTTTACaagtttataattataaataataaaaaaatgcagGAGGAagagtataaaagaaaataattatttactttataaaattaGACTTTACCTCATGTTTAGTtgatttcaaattttcatcCAAGATCAAACTTTCTTttacagaaagaaataattctttttccagTTTATTTATCTTTGCTATCAATTGACCATCTCTCCTCATATTCTAAGTAAACATATAgaatcattatataaaaaatatgcgtCTTATTAATGtatctaacaataataatacctcaatataataatatcctaAAGAAAACATAAGTGTAGTAATAGCAGTTAtgcttaaataaaatatcgttatcCAATATGTGTGTTCTACTTTTATCATTCTCATAATACTGCCTTCAGGAACAGACTCTTTAtcctgtaatataaaaatagaataaataatgtgtaaaaatttatattacttactatattgatatttaaataaattagaaacaaaagtaatgaatacaaaaaaaaatttacttacttgTGATATAAAGCCATAGTTTGTATCATCACCATTCATACATTCGTTACCCGTTGTACAAACATCAGAAAATTGCATATTTtgtatcgtagaaaataatgttACTTCTTCAACATTTGTGAGACCttccatatttttattataaaaaacttCATCTTCtatttcatctttattttctgCTTCAGGCAAAACCTTATCctcgatatttatatcttcataTTTAGGTAAGGTTTCAGTCATAgaatcaattatattattttgcaaaCCTTCCATTTGCAATTCcactaaatatataacatagaaggaaaagaagaaaacaaaaaaagaaatgtattattagaacatttcatttatattaacttatattaataaatttatattttttaccttTATCGGTTATGACGTTTTCTTccaagtataataaatttcgattattacgaAATTCGTGGAAGATCTGTTCGGAGTTAATATCTTTTGCATCATTTTGACTAGAATGTGATTCTTCGCTTTCCTCACTATGCAATTGTCCATTACTATCTTTAAATACTGTATTCAATTCCACAGGAACATCAACAGAACTaaagatatctttttcaacattatcattatttacatCACTATTTACAACATTTTTTTGACCATCCTGTGCTtccttttgattattttcttccattgTAGGTTCTCCTTCCTTCTGTATTGTAACACTCATATTAGCATCACATATTATATCTTGTTCAAATggattattattgaaaacatttttttgtagATCTATCTTAAGTATATTAACCTTATTTACAAGCTGCTGCATGTTTTCTTCATTGTTAAGAATAATTTCAGAATCATCAGAGTTATTTTTTGCCGATACAAGATTATTTGATTGATCCATGTTTGGAGTGTCTACATTATGTACACCttccgttttattttctacttcaatttgtttttgtaaCTCAGACTGGATAAGCAAATTATctgtatcatttatattttcagtaGTAATATTTTCAACTCCTATTTTCTCCTTATGATCTAAATCAACAATCATAGGAAGTACATTATccttattatctttatatttcaattcagAAGTCAAAGATTCTAAactgtgttttttctttttattttcttctaacttAGTAATAGAGGATACCAtatcatcttccttttctgtATTTCCTGATTCGACATCTAAagaatttatgttatttttctctttcttaattttcaattCAAACATAGAAAAATCTACAttacctttttccttcttatcttccacgtttgaag
Proteins encoded:
- the LOC122636739 gene encoding LOW QUALITY PROTEIN: transport and Golgi organization protein 1 (The sequence of the model RefSeq protein was modified relative to this genomic sequence to represent the inferred CDS: deleted 2 bases in 1 codon), with product MLIVMWNCNSGNMTRINPFAKISFLIFAIILSVIPKCSSILSDKRLCYDSKCSEPVSFARTTLKYTAGEKGMVSVPMSEVVTVYSKGAGKRPDLWGIEFGGNRGYIPKNFLKEFKILKKNLTFEVSTEIVNNNNNNDKNNNIDNINNDVSNLKNIPLKNNENKPDSISIYSSLSNTNIDASIPTINEENTKQSMHETESISPFSNVIDGTTIFVNREESMQPSYTSVIEATSLSNNKETEDKVNNDINPTATQIELDIPIKLQQETDSKEEEFVTYSNTSNIHNKTNESAFELQLNENNNVDFSTVESVEEKKKDNIDTFSSNVEDKKEKGNVDFSMFELKIKKEKNNINSLDVESGNTEKEDDMVSSITKLEENKKKKHSLESLTSELKYKDNKDNVLPMIVDLDHKEKIGVENITTENINDTDNLLIQSELQKQIEVENKTEGVHNVDTPNMDQSNNLVSAKNNSDDSEIILNNEENMQQLVNKKEGEPTMEENNQKEAQDGQKNVVNSDVNNDNVEKDIFSSVDVPVELNTVFKDSNGQLHSEESEESHSSQNDAKDINSEQIFHEFRNNRNLLYLEENVITDKVELQMEGLQNNIIDSMTETLPKYEDINIEDKVLPEAENKDEIEDEVFYNKNMEGLTNVEEVTLFSTIQNMQFSDVCTTGNECMNGDDTNYGFISQDKESVPEGSIMRMIKVEHTYWITIFYLSITAITTLMFSLGYYYIENMRRDGQLIAKINKLEKELFLSVKESLILDENLKSTKHELNSMQDESFGSNEMVSSLKAELEASQNANIELEDQVAMLEKDLESATEAGLELERMLREVLSSNNEVNPLTQSVEDLQARLNIQQSANESLTNALNIKTQENETLSTDLNAMKRKYGELDTELIRITEEFRIELNKRSKIQENLNEIIQQLEVQITQLSLDKANLYKELKIKETEVKDLVDVINQINSNNLDIEKLYKISHVKAEASQLLEERDELKIRLSEVEGAHSLLEEHMKLVKEEVSSLSEQCKIAEKEKRDAETRLEVISNFFKEKEAQRQKEEALWLQKQGEVQSTVERIHTMQNEIQGYKQQIEMLKREIVDQEREYKSQISALETKAHEQWVMARQNERRLEESKAEAGQLRNRLTLIEKNINDADADTKLHRLEANGETTTSPPLFIGADSSSSPIMFTGSSGVPPPPPPSFIHPSLFPTYLPPPLPSTSGLPPYDVGQRPPPLGGRLSSPPPLPLHPHPSGRYDNADSPPPLISPPLLLPFNHRSHPPPFASDHIHPPPPPPPPGSILLPPLGTSHSWGEEILQAPRNSGFHPHQREQRTRNHKGSLHSSGESLDKSHHSGKV